A genomic stretch from Syntrophales bacterium includes:
- a CDS encoding methylmalonyl-CoA mutase family protein — protein MDEKLKAAMENWEREKLIPAEKKMPSRQRRFTTSSAIEVKALYTPLDVADANYLEDIGFPGSYPYTRGIQPTMYRGRLWSIRQYAGFGTPEESNRRFRFLLEQGQTGLSIAFDLPTQMGLDSDHPMAHGEVGRVGVAIDYLQDMEIMLKDIPLDKVSTSMTINAPTAIILAMYVAVAGRQGVAPAKLTGTVQNDILKEYIARGTYIFPPRPSLRLLADTVTYCVREMPNFNFISIGGYHIREAGSNAIQEVGFAFANAITYVETLIATGLDVDQFAPRISWIFNTQNNFLEEVAKYRAARRLWARIMREHFGARDPRSWMFRTHVQDGGSSLTAQQPFNNLIRGTIHALATALGGVQSMAICSYDEALSIPTEESATLSVRIQQIIAHESGVADTIDPLGGSYYVEALTNRMEEEIKTCIKRIEEMGGAVAAIENGYMSRQIEEKAYRHQKEIESGEKIIVGLNRFVTGQEQPIRVQPVDPEVERQQAARLKKLRDERDNRRVKEVMSSVKEKARGDANLMPALIEAVEAQATIGEICDTLRDVFGEFRENQRRQ, from the coding sequence ATGGATGAGAAACTAAAAGCGGCAATGGAAAATTGGGAGAGAGAAAAGCTTATTCCCGCGGAAAAGAAAATGCCTTCCCGGCAACGGCGTTTTACTACCAGTTCTGCAATCGAGGTCAAAGCCCTCTATACTCCTCTGGATGTGGCGGATGCGAACTATTTAGAAGATATAGGTTTTCCCGGAAGCTACCCTTACACGAGAGGAATCCAGCCCACCATGTATCGTGGACGGCTCTGGTCTATCCGTCAGTATGCCGGCTTCGGCACACCGGAGGAGAGTAACCGTCGCTTTCGTTTTCTGTTAGAACAGGGACAAACGGGGTTGAGTATTGCCTTCGACCTTCCCACCCAGATGGGTCTGGACTCTGATCACCCTATGGCACACGGCGAGGTGGGAAGGGTAGGGGTAGCCATTGATTATTTGCAAGACATGGAAATAATGCTCAAAGACATCCCGCTGGACAAGGTCAGTACTTCTATGACGATCAATGCCCCCACTGCCATCATCCTGGCGATGTACGTGGCCGTGGCCGGACGGCAGGGGGTGGCGCCGGCGAAGCTGACAGGTACGGTACAGAACGATATCCTGAAAGAATACATTGCCCGTGGCACTTACATCTTTCCCCCCAGACCTTCTCTGCGCCTGTTAGCCGACACCGTTACATACTGCGTAAGGGAAATGCCCAATTTCAATTTTATCAGCATTGGCGGCTATCATATCCGGGAAGCGGGATCCAATGCCATCCAGGAGGTAGGGTTTGCCTTTGCCAATGCCATCACCTATGTCGAGACCTTAATCGCTACCGGCCTGGATGTTGACCAGTTTGCGCCCCGCATCTCCTGGATTTTTAACACACAAAACAATTTCCTTGAAGAAGTCGCCAAGTACCGCGCTGCCCGCCGACTGTGGGCCAGGATCATGCGGGAACATTTTGGCGCCAGGGACCCTCGTTCCTGGATGTTCCGTACCCATGTCCAGGATGGAGGATCCTCCCTCACTGCCCAGCAACCGTTCAATAACCTGATCAGGGGAACTATCCACGCCCTGGCCACGGCGCTGGGAGGTGTCCAGTCTATGGCCATCTGTTCCTATGATGAGGCGCTGTCCATCCCCACCGAGGAATCCGCTACGCTCTCTGTACGGATCCAGCAAATTATCGCCCATGAAAGCGGTGTGGCCGATACCATTGATCCCCTCGGCGGCTCTTACTATGTGGAAGCACTCACTAACAGAATGGAAGAGGAAATCAAGACCTGTATCAAAAGAATCGAAGAGATGGGTGGTGCGGTGGCGGCCATCGAAAACGGCTATATGAGCAGGCAGATAGAAGAAAAGGCCTACCGTCACCAGAAAGAAATAGAGAGCGGCGAAAAGATCATCGTAGGTTTAAACAGATTCGTCACCGGGCAGGAGCAGCCGATAAGGGTGCAACCGGTTGACCCCGAGGTTGAGAGGCAACAGGCGGCGCGTTTGAAAAAACTCCGGGACGAACGGGACAACCGGCGCGTAAAGGAGGTCATGTCCAGCGTGAAAGAAAAAGCCCGGGGCGACGCCAATCTAATGCCTGCTTTAATTGAGGCCGTAGAGGCCCAGGCTACGATTGGCGAAATATGCGACACGCTACGGGATGTTTTTGGAGAGTTTAGAGAAAATCAGAGAAGACAGTAA
- a CDS encoding inositol monophosphatase family protein: MSDYREFTIAIVREAGTLLKEMLNKKHTIDYKGEINIVTEADRISEDLLIGRIHERFPHHDILTEESIGTNSGSDFRWIIDPLDGTTNYAHGYPVFCVSIALEKEGEIYLGVIFNPMLNEMFVAEKGRGAFLNGQRISVSDTRDLSKGLLATGFPYDIRESENNNIAYFNAMAVSAQAIRRAGSAALDLAYVAAGRFDGFWELKLMPWDMAAGWLLVGEAGGVVTDLLGKDFCLSSPHILASNGKIHQEMMEVLKKAGNYSAMDAHTANC, from the coding sequence ATGAGTGATTACAGAGAATTTACCATAGCTATTGTTAGAGAAGCGGGAACACTTCTTAAAGAAATGCTGAACAAAAAGCACACCATAGATTACAAGGGTGAGATTAACATTGTCACCGAAGCAGACCGGATATCCGAGGATTTGCTCATCGGGAGGATTCACGAAAGATTCCCTCATCATGACATCCTAACGGAAGAATCTATCGGAACCAACAGTGGCTCGGACTTTCGCTGGATTATTGATCCCCTTGACGGGACAACAAATTACGCCCATGGTTATCCCGTTTTCTGTGTATCCATTGCTTTGGAAAAGGAGGGTGAGATATACCTCGGTGTCATCTTCAATCCAATGCTAAACGAGATGTTTGTGGCGGAAAAGGGAAGGGGTGCCTTTTTGAATGGACAGAGGATTTCCGTTTCAGATACAAGGGATCTTTCTAAAGGCCTGCTGGCGACTGGCTTTCCCTATGACATTCGAGAGTCTGAAAACAATAATATCGCTTATTTTAATGCCATGGCTGTCAGTGCCCAGGCCATTCGCCGGGCCGGCTCGGCGGCTCTTGATCTGGCCTATGTCGCCGCAGGCCGTTTTGATGGATTCTGGGAGCTTAAATTGATGCCCTGGGACATGGCTGCCGGATGGCTTCTGGTTGGAGAAGCCGGCGGTGTGGTGACAGATCTTTTGGGAAAGGATTTTTGCCTTTCATCGCCTCATATCCTGGCCTCAAATGGGAAGATACACCAGGAGATGATGGAGGTATTGAAGAAGGCCGGCAACTATTCTGCTATGGATGCACATACGGCCAATTGCTAA
- a CDS encoding cobalamin-dependent protein (Presence of a B(12) (cobalamin)-binding domain implies dependence on cobalamin itself, in one of its several forms, or in some unusual lineages, dependence on a cobalamin-like analog.), whose amino-acid sequence MEKALRFLLVRDDYYHQRGYWVIASAMRDAGIEVILGGIQTPPETVETAIQEDVDIIGCRIMQGAPDIVIPVLFDKMKERGIGNIPVVVGGIVPEKNERLLRELGVKEIFHPHTPLKTIVERVKAIGDEYKNRGTEK is encoded by the coding sequence ATGGAAAAAGCGCTCAGGTTTTTGTTGGTAAGGGATGATTACTATCACCAGCGGGGCTACTGGGTAATAGCCAGCGCCATGAGAGATGCGGGGATAGAGGTGATTCTGGGCGGTATTCAAACACCGCCAGAGACAGTGGAAACGGCAATACAAGAGGATGTGGATATCATCGGCTGCCGGATCATGCAGGGAGCCCCTGATATCGTTATTCCCGTACTTTTCGATAAGATGAAGGAGCGGGGCATCGGAAATATACCTGTGGTCGTTGGTGGTATTGTCCCGGAAAAAAACGAACGCTTACTCAGAGAATTAGGAGTAAAGGAGATCTTTCATCCCCATACGCCTCTGAAAACGATTGTAGAGCGGGTGAAAGCCATCGGGGATGAGTACAAGAACAGGGGAACCGAAAAATGA
- the rsmG gene encoding 16S rRNA (guanine(527)-N(7))-methyltransferase RsmG gives MEQNISRILSEAAGAIGITLGERERILFSSYHRELLAWNKKINLVSVKSPDEIIIKHFVDSLTPVPFIKNRDSKVLDIGTGAGFPGIPLKIAIDSLKVCLLEVSRKKASFLKHIVRTLSLEETTIIQERVEEVMEREIYRHVFDVVISRATFKLSQFLSMGAFFLSRDGILIAMKGPNIKGEELRDAAATSEKLGLTCVGCHDLRLPIIGDLRKIMIYKKF, from the coding sequence ATGGAACAAAATATATCCCGGATTCTCTCAGAGGCTGCCGGTGCCATTGGTATCACTCTCGGGGAAAGGGAAAGGATCCTCTTTTCTTCGTACCACAGAGAACTCCTCGCCTGGAACAAAAAGATCAACCTGGTCTCGGTAAAGTCCCCTGATGAAATAATAATCAAGCATTTCGTTGATTCCTTAACACCCGTCCCGTTTATAAAAAACAGGGATAGTAAAGTCCTTGATATCGGTACAGGTGCGGGATTCCCGGGAATCCCCCTGAAGATAGCCATTGATTCATTAAAAGTCTGCCTTCTCGAGGTCTCCCGTAAGAAGGCATCCTTTCTCAAGCATATCGTCCGCACCCTCAGTCTTGAGGAAACAACGATCATCCAGGAGCGAGTCGAGGAGGTCATGGAAAGAGAAATTTATCGCCATGTCTTCGATGTGGTTATCTCAAGGGCGACGTTCAAATTATCCCAATTTCTCTCGATGGGCGCTTTTTTCCTCTCCCGTGACGGCATCCTGATCGCGATGAAAGGACCAAATATCAAGGGGGAAGAACTCCGGGATGCCGCTGCGACCTCCGAAAAACTGGGACTGACATGCGTCGGCTGCCACGATCTCAGACTCCCCATCATCGGTGATCTCCGAAAAATAATGATCTACAAAAAATTTTAA